The Gossypium hirsutum isolate 1008001.06 chromosome D03, Gossypium_hirsutum_v2.1, whole genome shotgun sequence genomic interval aaatattgaataaaaattgaaatattcaatatgaaattgaattgtgttgtattgatgaattttaattgttttaattccgtagctaacgccGTACCAGAATCCTCAACTAAAAAAGGGAAAGATAAAGTTAACGTGGAATGGCTTGAAATTattggtttgtatttttataattcgaaactagttattaattgttgtattttttatttaatgcatatggtaaatGTTGAGGCGAGTATTTGAcactttgatattgaattgaattaaaagttgattgaatggattgaattgatatatatattatgaatatattgattatttgaattgaaatgaatatatatgtgcaaatatgataattgaatattggttgtatttcgaaagtgaaattaaaccctattaattgtatggggctgagtcgaatatagatgacatgtcataggattggaagagtttagaGATTTCTtcaacttcgagtcgatgaggcactgggtgccaatttacttctgTTTaaccgatgaggcactgggtgccaaatttatatagcgttgggcgcagttattacttcggatttatccgatgaggcactggtgccaaactggtgtgttggttggatccgtgtatcagttcgagtccgagtcgtgttaataggggtaattaaataaaatagtactatgattgatattagatgatattgtatgtgaatgaaaatgggatagtgaattgaaacatgaaaatgagacacatgaattacgtattcatgaattggatatggattgaataatattattgtttaaatgatatatatattaaattgtgaaaagctattaaatagcaagtgatgagatttgagaatggtatgaaatgatgtatttatgaattgaatattgaatggctaatgccattgtatgaataaatgtggtcttaaatattcaaatgtgcttataattaaaatatacatattatattatattgtctttaaatattcggattatagaaataccactgagttttactcagcgtacggttttgttttccgtgcgcaggttaggtactttaattttgatcgccgattcagcatccaacaacgctccggaactcaaatgtggtgatgatTACTCTTTTgcgtcggcatgtacctagggtgtctaaataattcCTATTTCGGCGACCGatatgggctaggggtgttacaagaaaacTCATATTTTTTAAGAATGATTTTATctctaattaattatattaatatgagaaaaataataaataaaaaagagctTAATTTTTGTAGAATACTCAAATGAAGAAGTTAAATTCTTCAAGAACTCTCTTTTACTCGACCGACTCGCACTATAAAAAGGGGTCACCTCTAAACCATTCAACACACATCACCAGTTCAAGAAGTCCAGAAATTTTCTGCAAAAGTATCTGAAGAAACTCAAGAACTTGAAGAAAATTTGAAGAATGATGCATCAGTTCGATTCAACTAAAGGAAGGAGGTTAGAACCTATTTCAAGAGCAAGCCATCACAGCACTTGAAGCAGGTTCAACCATCCAAGATCAAGTCTTGACGACTTTTGGATCCAAACTCTCCCTAAAGCCATTATTAAGATCAAGTCTTGACAACCCTTGAAGcgaatattattaatttaagattaaGTCTCGATGACCCTTGAAGCAAACCACATCTTTCAAAGATCAAGTCTAAACAACCATTAAATTGAAACTCCATCAAAGAGAATAATCAAAGGATTTTTATCTGTATTAAAGAAATTTAAGATATTGTAATCTTTTCAAAGTTAGGAGTATAATTTGACTCTagatttttaaaatcaatttacgACTCCTAATTTATGCATTAAATTTTTTGACACATCGAGTAGAACAATCTCTAAAAGTTAAAGTTGAAAGTTTAGTTATATATCGCGCCTATATTTGTGACTTTttgattattttcaatattttcttttatctttcatGCTTTTTTAGcccaataatttaatttttagctctaaatttatttatttaaaaattaatattaaatatatattgatacagtcttaattcaattgatacAAAAGTATAGTATAACATgtaattattgtattttaaaaatttgaattccATTTTGTGAACTGAAATAATAAACTAGCCTAGGTGAGTTGACAAATGACATATATTTGAGAATTCAATGAGAAGTGAGAACCCAGCCTAAAGTCCCACATCGGACATTGTAACTTCTAGCATAAAAAGAGTGAATCCATTGAATTTTCAGCTTTAATTTGGAAACCATTTGTTTACATCGGGTTTTGTTATTTCTGCATAAGCGATTGTATAATGTAATAATGGAACACAAAGGTCAAACCCCAAAAAAAGGAGTCAAAAACAGCCGCTGAATACCATTCTCATTCAAGTttttcatttacccattgaaaTCGTAGTAACCAAAAGTACCTTTTAGTTTTTAGGTCAAACTAACCCAACTAGTAGTGGGATTAGGCAAAATGTTTAGGTTTATTATTAGTATTCTTTTCATTTATCTGACCATTCCAAAAATGTTTAAGAGTTCATTAATGTTAGAGAAAATATTTAgtgtattataatttataaaattttaaattagtaatggtaaaattatattttatcattttaaaaataataaaattttatttttactatcataaaaatatacaatttaattccgattacttcaaaaatattttctaacaCCAATATTATCAATGTCCAAACAATTTAGATGAAGGTTTGGTTTTCCTAAGTAAAAATGTAGGACTGTCTTCTTCTGTCCCTTTCAAAAGGGTATTAATTATCAACCCTAATAAGAAAGGTGGTTGGTTCTTTGGCTTATTCTGAGcaattttctttttcaacccAAAAATCAGTCAAAATTTTCCACTATGTAAGGAATGGAAGATGATCTGTGAAGTAAAAGTCGTCGCCTAAACTCCAAagcattttttttacttaaatacgAGGTGGATCTTTTCCTAATAATTTGACCCACGTTAGATTTACAAATTCACATTTAATGTTTAAGTTGACAATCAGACTCATGGAGAGATATAATTGATAGGGTTGAAGCTACAAATTTTATAGTCGGAGGggaaaattaaattgtaaaattttgggggcttaaacaaaattttcaccattttattaactataaaattaCAAATGTTAAGGACCTAAAAGATAATTTCACCAAATTAAAGGGATTGAACCCGTTACCTACCCCTTGTTGATTCATACAATGGTGACACTTCAAGGTCATAACCGGatcgttttaaaattttacaaaccaaTTTAGAATATGCAGAATAGTGGGAGAATGCCTAGTGAATTAACCTTTattttaacaattattttttacCCCTAAAACACTACTTCAATTCCTAGATTgatccctaaatttttttttggtcaaatttaGACGCTAAACCATCAATTTATCAAAAAACGATATCATGACGATTAATACTTTATTATGAGATGCTGTATGATACATTTGAAAACACTTTAAGGACCAATATAGGAATTGAAGAATGGTTTAGGGGCTAATTTACAATAAAACCATATTTTTACTGACAGAGTGAGATAGTGAAGCAATATAAGAAGCGAGGGGGACAGTGCGAAAGCCGCGTTTAATAGTGTAATTAAAGCATACATTTTTGGTTTTTCATCACCTTTTTTAACAATTTTCACTTTAGTACCATGTGAGTGTGACCTCATCATTTTCCCACTTTTCAATTAAAGTCCCTCATTACCCTTTCACGTAAATCTACACCCATATATAAacactcttattttattttttcccttttatctcttctttattttttcttagtTCAATACTTTTAGATCCAATCCAAAGcctttaaagaaaaaaatcattggatcttttttttttatctttcaaaGGCATAGAGAGAGCTCTCTGTTTTCACCAACAATGGCTCCACTATTGTACTTCAATTTCCGTAAGGTATTTTTGCTTTACCTTGCTTTCTTTATGTTGATTTCGTTGCTGGTTTGTACCTCCATTGTTGATAGCCACGAGCTTCGAACCACTCGGTTTGGTGGCGGTGGAAGAAGATTGTTGGAGCtcgaagaagaagatgaacagttgGTGTTGAAGAAGAAAAGCTCCAATTTTTCCAACAAGAAGAATCAAACCAAGCTTGTTAAACCATCAAATGTATCCACCAAGAACCAAACCAAGCTGGTTAAATCAGTGAATGTATCGACCAAGAACCAAACCAAGCTCGTTAAATCATTGGATGTATCAACCAAAACGTCGAATTTGTCCGCCAAGAACCAAACCAAGGTTTTGAAACCGACCAACTCGACCAAAACTGCAAAGCCAACGGTGTCGAGTCCCATTCCCAAGAAGCTTAATTCAACTTCCAAGGTGAAGAAACTGAATTCCACAACACCAAAAGCTTCGGATCTGCTCAAATTAAGCTCTCCCAAGAACAAACCAACCACGAAAACACCGGGTCAATCTTCAAAACCTGAAAAGAAACCGACAACAACCCAGATTCAGAAACAACAAAAGAAGCAACCCAGTTGGGTAGACGACGATGATGAATCGGATTTGGTGTCGGAGTTCCGGGATCTACCGGCTAAGTTCCAGCAAACACTTATACCGGACTTGGAGAAAATCTCGACAACCTCGAAAGTTTACATCAACAAATACAACAAAGAGTTCACCAAACAGTTCAAACCATATGTCGGCAACAAACATGCTCCCACCATTGCTACTGTAATCTCTTGTGCTTTCCTTTTAATCCCGTTACTATTAGTTTCCCTCATTTTTAACCGCATCAAAGCTTATTTTTCACTCCAAAAGATTCTCATCTTCATCCAAGTTTACCTCTCGATTTACTTTTCAATCCTTTGTCTTACCTCCCTCGTCACTGGACTTGAGCCGCTTAAGTTCTTTTACGCCACTTCGCCGTCGACCTACGTGGGTTTACAAGTGCTTCAAACGCTTGGGTACGTGCTTTACTTGTTGCTGCTGTTGATGTATTTGATACTGGTTTTCTCGACGGAGTCGGGTCTCGGATCCAAGATGTTGGGTTTGGGTCAGATATTCGTGGGGTTTGCCGTCGGGTTGCATTACTACGTGGCGGTGTTTCATAGAGTGGTTTTGCATCAACCGCCTAAGACTAATTGGAAGGTCCATGGGATGTACGCCACGTTTTTCCTTGTGATTTGTTTGTTTGCTGGTGTTGATAGGAGAAAGAAGGCTTACTTGGAAGAAGGCGGTGAAGAGgggaagaaaaattaattaattaattaattaaagatttttTGGGGGagtacattattattattattaaattagtcgGTCCAAAAACTTGTCATAATCTCAGCCACTTACAATTTGTAGCAATAATGAACAAATTTTGCTGTCATAAAGTTGTGCTGAGAAATTTCCGAAGGTATCTTCACCTTTGTTGTCATTTTttcccctttatttttatttatggttttatatttaaattcacaATTGTAATTTGCCCACTGTAATGTTTTCTTAATTACCTTTGAAAATAGACAAGgctttttgcaatttattttcctatttcaagttttttttttggaatagtAATTGTATAAATGTTAGCACAATAATGTTAAAATGATCTTATGGGAAAATAATAAtctcaaaaaataattttgagattttaatttcgagttatattgtaattaaatattatgtGACTAGCTTCTTTgacaaattcttttattatttttatttcgttttgcGAATAGTATTTCTTTATGTTAAGTTTCTTACACTGATTTCAAAATTCAATCGAATCAGCAGATTAAATCGAGAATTAACTGAAATATCAATTAAATCGAAAATAGATATTGATTTAAAATAAAGAGTCAGAGCAATTGCATCTaaccatcaaaataattaaatcgattttttgaaaatatttttttaataatttattcaattacattaatctaattaaaaatcGATAATCTGAAAAATTCTGGGtcttgaaaattttagattttgattatAAGTTGTAGAGAATAAATGGCACAAATCTCAAGTTTTAGATTACAGTCACTTAAATGACACTGAAACTAAGGAATCTATTTTCCTGGGATAGACTTGCCTTTGAACAGAAAGGAAATACTGTACCAGATTCTCACGCGCGCAACATGGAGTGtgctttattatttt includes:
- the LOC107950465 gene encoding uncharacterized protein is translated as MAPLLYFNFRKVFLLYLAFFMLISLLVCTSIVDSHELRTTRFGGGGRRLLELEEEDEQLVLKKKSSNFSNKKNQTKLVKPSNVSTKNQTKLVKSVNVSTKNQTKLVKSLDVSTKTSNLSAKNQTKVLKPTNSTKTAKPTVSSPIPKKLNSTSKVKKLNSTTPKASDLLKLSSPKNKPTTKTPGQSSKPEKKPTTTQIQKQQKKQPSWVDDDDESDLVSEFRDLPAKFQQTLIPDLEKISTTSKVYINKYNKEFTKQFKPYVGNKHAPTIATVISCAFLLIPLLLVSLIFNRIKAYFSLQKILIFIQVYLSIYFSILCLTSLVTGLEPLKFFYATSPSTYVGLQVLQTLGYVLYLLLLLMYLILVFSTESGLGSKMLGLGQIFVGFAVGLHYYVAVFHRVVLHQPPKTNWKVHGMYATFFLVICLFAGVDRRKKAYLEEGGEEGKKN